The following are from one region of the Stanieria cyanosphaera PCC 7437 genome:
- a CDS encoding cytochrome c biogenesis protein CcdA yields the protein MLTLLQTQLYQLEQFANHLVNTQLNHLSIVSIGLIFLAGLLTSLTPCMLSMLPITIGYIGGYESQSRLQATIQSIWFALGLATTLAGLGIIATSIGKVYGQIGFGLPILVSLVAIIMGLNLLEILPLQFPAFGNSDPNALAKNLPREVRSYSLGLTFGLVASPCSTPVLASLLAWVATTKSLIVGTSLLLAYATGYVAPLILAGTFTASLKKLLSLRRWSGWINPVSGTLLLSFGIFSLLSRVSTINF from the coding sequence ATGCTGACATTGCTCCAAACTCAACTCTATCAACTTGAACAGTTTGCTAATCACCTTGTTAATACTCAGCTAAATCATCTCAGCATTGTGAGTATAGGTCTAATTTTTTTAGCAGGATTATTAACCAGTTTAACACCCTGTATGCTGTCGATGCTGCCGATTACGATTGGTTACATTGGTGGTTATGAATCTCAAAGTAGATTACAAGCAACAATTCAATCGATTTGGTTTGCTTTGGGTTTGGCAACAACTTTAGCCGGGTTGGGGATAATTGCTACTTCGATAGGTAAAGTTTACGGTCAAATCGGTTTTGGTTTGCCGATACTTGTTAGTTTGGTAGCGATTATCATGGGATTAAATCTCTTAGAAATCTTACCACTACAATTTCCTGCTTTTGGAAATAGCGATCCCAATGCACTAGCCAAAAATCTTCCTCGGGAAGTTCGTTCTTATTCCCTCGGTTTAACCTTTGGTTTAGTTGCTTCTCCTTGTAGTACTCCAGTCTTAGCTAGCTTACTCGCTTGGGTAGCTACAACTAAAAGTTTGATTGTAGGAACTAGTTTACTCTTAGCTTATGCAACTGGTTATGTAGCACCTTTGATTTTGGCAGGAACTTTTACCGCTTCGTTGAAAAAATTATTGTCTTTACGTCGTTGGTCGGGTTGGATTAATCCTGTTAGTGGTACGCTACTGTTAAGCTTTGGTATTTTTTCGCTTTTATCGCGAGTGTCGACTATTAATTTCTAG
- a CDS encoding DUF6888 family protein: MPTAVQAIKAAILCQYLSNYYQPIQLFRFDTNRQEIFIIAGVEEGIEFIVYPDGRWRFSNNDQT, translated from the coding sequence ATGCCAACAGCAGTGCAAGCAATTAAAGCAGCAATTTTATGCCAATACTTATCAAATTACTATCAACCAATTCAATTATTTCGTTTCGATACAAACAGACAAGAGATATTTATTATTGCAGGAGTTGAAGAAGGAATAGAATTTATCGTTTATCCTGATGGTAGATGGAGGTTTAGCAACAATGACCAAACCTAA
- a CDS encoding DUF6887 family protein, which translates to MTKPNYKQMSLQELRKYVLSHREDQEAWDEYANRPRPNSVLVNAEISLSEQKQIFDNFIQQKRSS; encoded by the coding sequence ATGACCAAACCTAACTACAAGCAAATGAGTTTGCAAGAACTAAGAAAATACGTCTTATCCCATAGAGAAGACCAAGAAGCGTGGGATGAATATGCGAACCGTCCTCGTCCAAATTCTGTTTTAGTTAACGCAGAGATTTCCTTATCAGAACAAAAGCAAATATTTGATAACTTTATTCAGCAAAAGCGGTCTAGTTAA
- a CDS encoding cytochrome c biogenesis protein — MNESDSPLATIFSSSLRRSFSIIADLRLAIALLLIIALVSISGTVIEQGESLTFYQQNYPEAPALYGFLTWKVILSWGLNHVYSTWWYLSLLVLFGTSLTTCTFIRQLPALKAARNWKFYLKPRQFNKLALSVELTQGSIKNLNSLLQQKGYKVFLQDNALYARRGLVGKIGPIVVHLGILIVLAGGIWGAFTGFFAQELVPSGETFQVRNIFEAGPLALKQVPQQWAVKVNRFWIDYTNDGAIDQFYSDLSVVDLQGQELKRQTIFVNQPLRYDGVTFYQTNWSIAGVKVQLNNSPIFKLPMAQLNTQGNGRIWGTWLPTKPDLSEGVSLVARDLQGTVFVYNQQGQLVNAVRVGQNIEVNGVTLKLLELIGSTGLQIKADPGVPLVYTGFALLMLGVVMSYFSHSQIWALETETGFFLGGKTNRAQVTFEREFVEIIEQIQQVETNQVKQESLV; from the coding sequence ATGAATGAATCTGATTCTCCTTTAGCTACAATTTTTTCTAGCTCCTTACGTCGTTCTTTTAGTATTATTGCCGATCTTAGATTAGCGATCGCATTATTATTAATTATTGCCCTTGTTAGTATTAGCGGTACAGTCATCGAACAGGGAGAATCATTAACTTTTTATCAACAAAATTATCCCGAAGCACCAGCTTTATATGGTTTTTTAACTTGGAAGGTAATTCTCAGTTGGGGATTAAATCATGTTTACAGCACCTGGTGGTATTTATCTTTACTAGTTTTGTTTGGTACTAGTTTGACTACTTGTACCTTTATTCGACAACTACCAGCCCTTAAAGCAGCCCGTAATTGGAAATTTTATCTCAAACCCCGTCAGTTTAATAAATTAGCTTTGAGTGTAGAATTAACTCAAGGTTCAATTAAAAATTTAAATTCTTTATTACAACAGAAAGGCTACAAGGTTTTTTTACAAGATAACGCTCTTTACGCTCGTCGTGGTTTAGTAGGTAAAATTGGCCCAATTGTAGTTCATTTAGGAATTTTGATTGTTTTAGCAGGTGGAATTTGGGGTGCTTTTACAGGTTTTTTTGCCCAAGAACTTGTTCCTAGTGGAGAAACCTTTCAGGTAAGAAATATTTTTGAAGCGGGACCTTTGGCATTAAAACAAGTTCCTCAACAATGGGCAGTAAAAGTAAATCGTTTTTGGATTGACTATACTAATGATGGTGCGATCGATCAATTTTATTCTGATTTATCAGTAGTAGATCTTCAAGGTCAAGAATTAAAACGACAAACAATTTTTGTCAATCAACCCTTACGTTACGATGGGGTAACTTTTTATCAAACTAATTGGAGTATTGCAGGAGTAAAAGTTCAGTTAAATAATAGTCCTATTTTTAAGTTACCAATGGCTCAGTTAAATACTCAGGGTAACGGGAGAATTTGGGGGACTTGGTTACCAACCAAACCAGATTTAAGTGAAGGAGTTTCTTTAGTTGCTAGAGATTTACAAGGAACTGTTTTTGTTTACAATCAACAAGGACAATTAGTTAATGCGGTTCGGGTTGGACAAAATATTGAAGTCAATGGAGTTACGCTTAAATTACTAGAGCTTATTGGTAGTACTGGTTTACAAATTAAAGCAGATCCTGGTGTACCTTTGGTTTATACAGGTTTTGCTTTATTAATGTTGGGAGTAGTGATGAGTTATTTTTCTCATTCACAAATTTGGGCTTTGGAAACAGAAACAGGATTTTTCTTGGGTGGAAAAACTAATCGCGCCCAGGTAACTTTTGAAAGAGAATTTGTTGAAATTATTGAACAAATACAGCAAGTAGAAACTAATCAAGTTAAGCAAGAATCCTTGGTTTAA
- a CDS encoding MFS transporter yields the protein MRQFILIWFGQLISTIGSYMTDFALTLWAWQITGSATALALIGFFSQLPRIVISLFAGIIVDRFNRKYLMMLGDAIAACATVGILILHLTGQLAIWHLYLAASINGGFGQIQQLAYSTSITTLVSPQNYTRANSMNSAVHYGSNIIAPALAGVLYPIIGLEGILPIDLVTFVIAINTLLWIRIPQPQTTETQPAQARSEGKLSRLKFWWQEITFGIRYIWQRSSLRTLLIITTLFWFAHDLGATIDDPMILARSNSNSQVLSGILSIAGIGGITGAVILTAWGGTKQRINGMLAGFMGAGIAKTVFGWGQSLNVWLPAQFFSSINFPLLGSSETALWMEVIPANLQGRVFAANSLVLELVSASATLIAGLLSDRVLEPAMQSPSLLSSLFAPIFGTGRGAGMALLYVFTAIAMFLIGAIGYKLPQLRRLTK from the coding sequence GTGCGACAATTTATCCTGATTTGGTTCGGTCAATTAATTTCTACTATTGGCAGTTATATGACCGATTTTGCCTTGACTCTCTGGGCCTGGCAAATCACAGGTTCGGCAACAGCCCTTGCTTTGATCGGATTTTTTTCTCAACTGCCTCGTATTGTTATTTCTTTATTTGCAGGTATTATTGTTGATCGCTTCAACCGTAAGTATTTAATGATGTTAGGAGATGCGATCGCAGCTTGTGCTACTGTTGGAATCCTAATTCTTCATCTGACTGGACAGTTGGCTATTTGGCATCTGTATTTAGCTGCATCAATTAATGGTGGTTTTGGTCAAATTCAACAATTAGCTTATTCCACATCTATTACTACTTTGGTATCGCCCCAGAATTATACTCGTGCCAACAGTATGAATTCTGCTGTTCACTACGGCTCAAATATTATTGCTCCTGCTTTAGCTGGGGTGTTGTATCCGATCATTGGTTTAGAGGGTATTTTACCGATTGATTTGGTAACTTTTGTCATTGCGATCAACACTTTACTTTGGATACGTATTCCCCAACCCCAAACAACAGAAACACAACCAGCCCAAGCAAGAAGTGAAGGAAAATTAAGTAGACTAAAGTTTTGGTGGCAAGAAATCACTTTTGGTATTCGTTATATTTGGCAGCGTTCCAGCTTACGTACTTTACTAATTATCACTACTTTATTTTGGTTTGCTCATGATTTGGGTGCTACCATAGACGATCCGATGATTCTAGCTCGCTCGAACAGTAATTCTCAGGTTCTCAGTGGGATTCTTTCTATTGCAGGTATTGGCGGAATTACTGGTGCGGTGATTTTAACAGCTTGGGGTGGAACAAAACAACGGATCAATGGAATGCTGGCTGGGTTTATGGGCGCGGGTATTGCCAAAACAGTATTTGGATGGGGTCAAAGTTTAAATGTTTGGTTACCCGCTCAATTTTTTTCTTCGATTAATTTTCCTCTTCTAGGTAGTTCAGAAACTGCTTTGTGGATGGAAGTTATTCCTGCTAACCTCCAAGGACGAGTTTTTGCAGCTAATTCCTTAGTTTTAGAATTAGTTAGTGCCAGTGCAACACTGATAGCAGGACTGTTGAGCGATCGCGTTCTTGAACCAGCTATGCAGTCACCAAGTCTTTTAAGTTCTTTGTTTGCTCCTATTTTTGGTACTGGTAGAGGTGCAGGAATGGCATTGTTGTATGTTTTTACTGCGATCGCTATGTTTTTGATTGGTGCGATCGGCTATAAACTACCTCAACTGCGTCGACTGACAAAGTGA
- a CDS encoding NIL domain-containing protein, translating to MISSDMLQLDSSYPNRSLQVHLQLRIPQKYYLEPVISRLAADFNLKLNIIAAILGKDGQGDGWFDIELEGNSRQIDSALIYLSELDIEVWHKNEQEFDGW from the coding sequence ATGATTAGTTCTGATATGTTGCAACTAGACTCTTCCTATCCAAACCGTTCCCTGCAAGTTCATCTTCAGTTGAGAATTCCTCAAAAATATTATTTAGAACCAGTTATTTCTAGACTTGCTGCTGATTTCAATTTAAAACTCAATATAATTGCAGCTATTTTAGGTAAAGATGGTCAAGGAGATGGTTGGTTTGACATAGAACTAGAAGGTAATTCTCGACAAATTGATAGTGCTTTGATCTATCTGTCGGAATTAGATATTGAGGTTTGGCACAAAAACGAGCAAGAATTTGATGGCTGGTAA